The following proteins are co-located in the Vespa velutina chromosome 20, iVesVel2.1, whole genome shotgun sequence genome:
- the LOC124956053 gene encoding uncharacterized protein LOC124956053: protein MWYRLRIFVYIFIFQLVSVSGEISARVQLHVDGSGFHRNFTYHIKLNNFTTNNCYISLHFVLPSALYVNINELADLRRADKINICSVGEKNVELFMENANSQNITLCSLINNGICTASLPIHQRYQYPKENGDYENIVLKKPVLLIGCKERIKEYRVSKVDICPSCASMMTKWREIPYDIDEVDYIWTIPIGNTSYLSCVTCITLLTTIIGTVFLMGTIWKTISKEHLKKN, encoded by the exons atgtgGTATCGTTTAagaattttcgtttatatttttatatttcaattagttTCAGTGTCTGGAGAAATAAGTGCTCGTGTACAGTTGCACGTTGATGGTTCTGGTTTTCATAG AAACTTCACATATCACATCAaactaaataattttactacgAACAATTGTTATATATCATTGCATTTTGTACTCCCTTCGGCTCTCTACGTAAACATTAATGAGTTAGCAGATCTGAGAAGGGCCGATAAG ATTAACATATGCTCTGTGGGAGAGAAAAATGTGGAATTATTCATGGAGAATGCAAACTCTCAGAATATTACTCTTTGTAGCCTTATAAATAATGGCATATGTACCGCATCTTTACCAATTCATCAACGATACCAGTATCCTAAAGAGAATGgtgattatgaaaatattgttttaaaaaaacCTGTTTTACTTATAGGTTGCAAGGAAAGAATTAAAGAGTATAGAGTCTCTAAAGTAGATATATGTCCATCATGTGCCAGTATGATGACAAAATGGAGAGAAATACCATATGATATt GACGAGGTAGATTACATATGGACAATACCCATAGGAAATACATCTTATTTGTCTTGCGTCACTTGCATTACATTACTGACAACTATTATAGGAACTGTGTTTTTAATGGGAACAATATGGAAGACCATATCTAAAgaacatttaaagaaaaattaa
- the LOC124956050 gene encoding putative inorganic phosphate cotransporter, with the protein MGSVRNKRVSISEMMRIPPIKPKALFGCRHVQVLFMTFGFLSCYAVRVTMSVTLEAMTNSTKANPQFEEFHWDQSTKDTILSSFFWGYICTQILGNVIAQRWGAQKVLSGALIINGLLTLLVHSAAHYGGWKYVCVTRIIAGFAQGTVMPTLHTLLSKWSPSDERGRLATFVYSGGWIGNVISLLSSGYLSASVLGWPSCFYCWGIISLIAALCVIIFVKESPADHPNIPLDEKEFIEVSLGVTETDQKLSTPWVAILTSVPVWALLITQSVQNWGFWMLLTKMPSYMNSALGYDIQQNGTMSALPYLTAWILSFPFSYFSDLCIRKKIITLEVSRKICNTIGQWIPAIALICLGYINKEQPELAVAILIIAVASNIAAYCGHNVNHMDLSPNFAGALMGFTNTAANICAILAPLICSVIVPDPSNILQWRSIFFLSAGLYIIGNLIFVLFGKGKVQMWNDPVKKQKQTTMYQIGEIMEVDNSEIQKTNDPKIP; encoded by the exons ATGGGGTCCGTACGCAATAAAAGGGTTTCGATCTCCGAAATGATGAGAATACCCCCCATCAAACCTAAAG CCCTCTTTGGATGTAGACACGTACAGGTACTATTCATGACCTTCGGTTTCTTGTCCTGTTATGCTGTCAGGGTTACCATGTCCGTGACCTTGGAGGCGATGACCAATTCTACCAAAGCTAATCCACAATTCGAA GAATTTCATTGGGATCAGAGTACCAAGGACACCATACTGAGTTCATTCTTTTGGGGATACATATGTACTCAAATACTCGGTAACGTCATTGCTCAACGTTGGGGAGCTCAAAAAGTTTTGTCTGGTGCTCTTATTATCAACGGATTACTGACACTTTTAGTTCATTCTGCAGCCCATTATGGTGGTTGGAAATATGTTTGTGTTACCAGAATTATTGCTGGTTTTGCCCAAGGTACAGTCATGCCGACCTTACATACGCTCTTATCTAAATGGTCGCCGAGCGATGAAAGAGGTAGATTAG CCACATTTGTTTATTCCGGTGGTTGGATTGGAAATGTCATTTCTCTTCTAAGTTCTGGATACCTTTCTGCTTCCGTTCTTGGCTGGCCAAGTTGCTTTTACTGTTGGGGTATTATAAGCTTAATAGCTGCACTTTGCGTCATCATTTTTGTCAAAGAATCACCTGCTGATCATCCAAATATTCCATTGGATGAAAAGGAATTCATCGAAGTCAGCTTAGGTGTTACCGAGACCGATCAG aaattatctACTCCTTGGGTCGCTATATTAACGTCTGTACCTGTTTGGGCTCTTCTTATTACACAATCGGTTCAAAATTGGGGATTTTGGATGCTGTTAACTAAAATGCCTTCTTATATGAATTCTGCTCTTGGTTATGACATACAACAG AATGGAACAATGTCAGCATTACCATACTTGACAGCATGGATTCTTAGTTTTCCATTCAGTTATTTTTCTGATCTTTGTATCAGAAAGAAGATTATTACCTTAGAGGTTTCGAGGAAAATATGTAATACTATAGGACAATGGATTCCAGCCATTGCTCTTATTTGTTTGGGTTACATTAACAAGGAACAACCTGAACTTGCTGttgcaattttaattattgcagTAGCTTCGAATATCGCTGCATATTGTGGCCACAATGTTAATCATATGGATCTCAGCCCTAATTTTGCAGGTGCTCTAATGGGTTTTACCAATACCGCTGCAAATATCTGTGCTATCTTAGCCCCTTTAATATGTAGCGTGATCGTTCCAGATCCG TCAAATATTCTTCAATGGAGAAGTATATTTTTCCTCTCTGCTGGTCTTTATATAATAGGAaatcttattttcgttttgttcGGTAAAGGTAAAGTACAAATGTGGAACGATCCagtaaaaaagcaaaaacaaacTACGATGTATCAGATAGGAGAAATAATGGAAGTTGATAATTCtgaaatacaaaaaacaaatgatcCAAAGATTCCATGA